A part of Jiangella alba genomic DNA contains:
- a CDS encoding haloalkane dehalogenase, with protein MTEIDRRRLLAGTAALTAGTLGAASALPATAGRPSPGPRVLRTPDHRFTGLPDYPFEPHHLRLRLGDGSRAKVRMHYVDERPAWPVRASGETILLLHGNPSWSYLYRHVIPPLVAAGHRCVALDLVGMGKSDKPTDRFLYTYQQHMDWLSEAVIERLDLRDVTLVCHDWGGTLGLRLLAEHPGRFRRAVAMNTGLRTGREELPAEGWRGLATWLQFTQRTNPLNVSGIVAGYTTSALDPAVLAAYDAPFPDDRHLHGVRRFAVLIPLTPDDEATPAFEAAWEVLETLDLPFLCVFGQDDHVTGGRHDELSGRIPGATGQPHTVLTGAHHFLQEDKPHEVAAAIDDFIRRTRP; from the coding sequence ATGACCGAGATCGACCGCCGGAGGCTGCTCGCCGGGACGGCCGCGCTGACCGCGGGAACGCTGGGCGCGGCCTCGGCCCTCCCGGCGACCGCCGGCAGGCCGTCGCCCGGGCCGCGAGTGCTCCGGACGCCCGACCACCGTTTCACCGGCCTGCCGGACTATCCGTTCGAGCCGCACCACCTGCGCCTCCGGCTCGGCGACGGCTCGCGCGCCAAGGTCCGGATGCATTACGTGGACGAACGGCCGGCGTGGCCGGTGCGGGCATCCGGAGAGACGATCCTGCTGCTGCACGGCAACCCGTCGTGGAGCTACCTGTACCGCCACGTCATCCCGCCCCTGGTCGCGGCAGGGCACCGGTGCGTGGCGCTGGACCTCGTCGGCATGGGGAAGTCCGACAAGCCGACGGACCGCTTCCTGTACACCTACCAGCAGCACATGGACTGGCTGTCCGAGGCCGTGATCGAGCGGCTGGACCTGCGCGACGTCACCCTGGTCTGCCACGACTGGGGCGGCACGCTGGGCCTGCGGCTGCTTGCCGAGCACCCGGGCCGGTTCCGCCGGGCCGTCGCGATGAACACCGGCCTGCGGACCGGCCGCGAGGAGCTCCCCGCCGAGGGCTGGCGCGGTCTCGCCACCTGGTTGCAGTTCACCCAGCGCACGAACCCGCTCAACGTGTCCGGCATCGTCGCGGGTTACACGACGTCGGCGCTCGATCCGGCGGTCCTGGCCGCCTACGACGCACCGTTCCCCGACGACCGTCACCTGCACGGCGTCCGCCGGTTCGCCGTGCTCATCCCGCTGACCCCTGACGACGAGGCCACGCCCGCGTTCGAGGCCGCATGGGAGGTGCTGGAGACGCTGGACCTGCCGTTCCTGTGCGTGTTCGGCCAGGACGACCACGTCACCGGCGGCCGCCATGACGAGCTGAGCGGCCGCATTCCCGGCGCCACCGGCCAGCCGCACACCGTCCTCACGGGTGCGCACCACTTCCTCCAGGAGGACAAGCCGCACGAGGTGGCAGCCGCCATCGACGACTTCATCCGCCGCACCCGGCCGTGA
- a CDS encoding sigma-70 family RNA polymerase sigma factor encodes MGLAYRLLGTVADAEDAVQEAFVRWYRLDDRARADVANPVGWFAKTTSRVCLDLLKSASRRHDRYVGPWLPEPIPDDRFRVAAPPGAHDPAEHAVAAESVSMALLVVMESMTPAERVAFVLRDVFDYPVADIAEVLDRSPGAVRQLASSARARIGASGAEPSTRGASARLAEAFRRAANTGDVAALLRLLAPGVTLRSDGGGVARAALNPVHGPDNVARFVVGVLARQAPAALALRAAGADVVLTFERGGTVTGVLELVPEAGVVRDVLIQWNPHKLTLWHGDDAPT; translated from the coding sequence GTGGGGCTGGCGTATCGGCTGCTCGGCACCGTCGCGGACGCCGAGGACGCCGTGCAGGAGGCGTTCGTGCGCTGGTACCGGCTCGACGACCGGGCGCGGGCGGACGTGGCGAACCCCGTGGGGTGGTTCGCCAAGACGACGAGCCGGGTCTGCCTGGACCTGCTGAAGAGCGCGTCCCGGCGCCACGACCGCTACGTCGGCCCGTGGCTGCCCGAGCCGATCCCCGACGACCGCTTCCGCGTCGCGGCGCCGCCCGGGGCGCACGACCCGGCGGAGCATGCGGTCGCGGCGGAGTCGGTGAGCATGGCGCTGCTGGTCGTGATGGAGTCGATGACGCCGGCCGAGCGGGTCGCGTTCGTGCTGCGCGACGTGTTCGACTACCCCGTCGCGGACATCGCGGAGGTGCTCGACCGGTCGCCCGGCGCCGTCCGGCAGCTGGCGTCGTCCGCTCGCGCCCGGATCGGCGCGAGCGGCGCCGAGCCGAGCACCCGCGGGGCGAGCGCGCGGCTCGCGGAGGCGTTCCGGCGCGCCGCGAACACCGGCGACGTGGCGGCTCTGCTGCGCCTGCTCGCGCCCGGGGTGACGCTGCGCTCCGACGGCGGCGGCGTCGCTCGGGCCGCGCTGAACCCCGTGCACGGTCCGGACAACGTCGCCCGCTTCGTCGTCGGCGTCCTGGCCCGGCAGGCGCCGGCCGCGCTCGCGCTCCGGGCGGCCGGAGCCGACGTGGTGCTGACGTTCGAGCGCGGCGGGACGGTCACCGGCGTCCTCGAACTGGTGCCGGAGGCCGGGGTGGTGCGGGACGTGCTGATCCAGTGGAACCCGCACAAACTGACCCTGTGGCACGGGGACGACGCGCCGACCTGA
- a CDS encoding helix-turn-helix domain-containing protein has protein sequence MDDVRPDRLRGLLDTILTLLDEHLEGSEVAGRAFLSRFHFDRLVASGLGETPGAFRRRLLLERSAWQLSHGATVTEAGMRAGYGFSEAFSRAFSRAYGVPPGRFPAEGRDFRLVAPNGIHFHGPGGLWLSQPGGSEGTTTAMDLTDRLVEHDHWLTGRLLERAAELPGDQLDVEVRPRHQVLDFDGPETTVRAMLDRLVWTKEVWCAAIEGRELPDGTDRSVAGLRTRWGSAGAQWLRLVRRIRDHDEWNDGFVDAPCDPPQSFSLGGVVAHVVTFSAHRREVLGAALAELGVAGLDPGCPIEWERGRATERAHPPGRLRGTAGPEPRRSR, from the coding sequence ATGGACGACGTCAGACCGGACCGGCTGCGCGGGTTGCTCGACACCATCCTGACGCTGCTCGACGAGCACCTGGAAGGATCCGAGGTGGCCGGCCGCGCCTTCCTGAGCCGGTTCCATTTCGACCGGCTGGTGGCGAGCGGGCTGGGCGAGACGCCGGGCGCGTTCCGTCGCCGGCTGCTGCTGGAGCGGTCGGCGTGGCAGTTGTCCCACGGTGCGACGGTCACCGAAGCCGGGATGCGTGCGGGCTACGGCTTCTCCGAAGCGTTCTCACGGGCCTTCAGCCGTGCGTACGGCGTGCCGCCCGGACGGTTCCCCGCCGAGGGGCGCGACTTCCGGCTGGTCGCGCCGAACGGCATCCATTTCCACGGCCCCGGCGGGCTGTGGCTGTCCCAGCCCGGCGGCTCCGAAGGGACGACGACCGCCATGGACCTGACCGACCGCCTGGTGGAGCACGACCACTGGCTGACCGGCCGGCTGCTCGAACGGGCCGCCGAACTGCCCGGCGACCAGCTCGACGTCGAGGTCCGCCCGCGCCACCAGGTGCTGGACTTCGACGGCCCGGAGACCACCGTGCGGGCGATGCTCGATCGCCTGGTGTGGACGAAGGAGGTCTGGTGCGCGGCGATCGAGGGCCGCGAGCTGCCGGACGGGACGGACCGGTCGGTCGCCGGGCTCCGGACCCGCTGGGGGAGTGCCGGCGCGCAGTGGCTGCGCCTGGTCCGGCGGATCCGCGACCACGACGAGTGGAACGACGGCTTCGTGGACGCCCCGTGCGATCCGCCGCAGAGCTTCAGCCTGGGCGGAGTGGTCGCGCACGTGGTGACGTTCTCCGCGCACCGCCGCGAGGTGCTGGGCGCGGCGCTGGCCGAGCTGGGCGTCGCCGGGCTGGACCCGGGCTGCCCGATCGAGTGGGAACGTGGCCGCGCGACCGAGCGCGCCCATCCGCCGGGCCGGCTGCGCGGCACCGCCGGCCCCGAACCGAGGAGATCGCGATGA
- a CDS encoding tetratricopeptide repeat protein, which yields MDDAEGRFQVAVALLGQGDREAAHGALLACVAGDDPEWSPRASALVTLGVIRARQGDVAAAEKACRDVIA from the coding sequence ATGGACGACGCCGAGGGCAGGTTCCAGGTCGCGGTGGCCTTGCTGGGGCAGGGCGATCGCGAGGCGGCGCACGGCGCGTTGCTGGCCTGCGTGGCCGGTGACGACCCCGAGTGGTCGCCGCGCGCCTCGGCCCTCGTCACGCTGGGCGTGATACGCGCCCGGCAGGGTGACGTCGCGGCGGCCGAGAAGGCGTGCCGCGACGTGATCGCGTAG
- a CDS encoding NAD(P)H-binding protein gives MIVVTGATGTVGRPLVDVLHAAGAQVRAVSRDAASAALPSGIEVVEADPSRPDTVAAALDRVTALFLHPRAVGDAAAELTDLARRHGVRRIVALSATNVDDDPAEQPSRFAGDRNREAEEAAAGSGLRWTSLRAGFFAANTIAMWGAQLRAGDVVRYAYGDFAEAPIHERDLAEVAAHALLTDDLAGRRVELTGPRSLTHAEMVGVIGDVLGRPVRFEELAAHEAVERLTAHGLSEPFAVALIARYGRLSGAPQPVSSNVEKILGRPALTFAQWVADHADVFGRGRQPR, from the coding sequence ATGATCGTGGTGACCGGAGCGACCGGGACGGTCGGACGACCGCTGGTCGATGTGCTGCACGCCGCCGGCGCGCAGGTGCGCGCCGTCAGCCGTGACGCGGCGTCAGCCGCACTGCCCTCGGGCATCGAGGTCGTCGAGGCCGACCCCTCCCGGCCGGACACCGTCGCGGCGGCGCTCGACCGCGTCACGGCCCTGTTCCTCCATCCCCGCGCCGTGGGCGACGCCGCCGCCGAGCTCACGGACCTGGCCCGGCGGCACGGAGTGCGGCGGATCGTCGCTCTCTCGGCGACGAACGTCGACGACGACCCGGCGGAGCAGCCGTCGCGATTCGCCGGAGACCGCAACCGCGAAGCCGAGGAGGCCGCGGCCGGCAGCGGGCTGCGGTGGACCAGCCTGCGAGCCGGCTTCTTCGCCGCCAACACGATCGCCATGTGGGGTGCCCAGCTGCGCGCCGGCGACGTCGTCCGCTACGCGTACGGGGACTTCGCCGAAGCGCCGATCCACGAGCGCGACCTCGCCGAGGTGGCCGCGCACGCCCTGCTCACTGACGACCTGGCCGGCCGGCGGGTGGAGCTGACCGGGCCCCGGTCGCTCACCCACGCTGAGATGGTCGGCGTCATCGGCGACGTCCTCGGCCGCCCAGTGCGCTTCGAGGAGCTCGCCGCGCATGAAGCCGTCGAACGCCTGACCGCGCACGGCCTGTCGGAACCGTTCGCCGTCGCGCTGATCGCCAGGTACGGGCGGCTCTCCGGCGCCCCGCAGCCGGTCTCGAGCAACGTCGAGAAGATCCTCGGCCGGCCCGCGCTCACCTTCGCCCAATGGGTCGCGGACCACGCCGATGTCTTCGGCCGCGGGCGGCAGCCCCGATGA
- a CDS encoding aminoglycoside phosphotransferase family protein, with product MTGTQIEITADLVRDLLRAQHPDLAGLAIREVAGGWGNQMWRLGDDLVVRMQRMDPTPELQLKERRWLPVLAPRLPLPVPAPVRFGEPSERFPKHWTVMTWVRGEPLDHGSISRGAHAAGALAAFLRALHVPAPAEAPVPTDRGAHPRDCTDGFEGFLQAVSGLDDIAADVRAVWDDAVGAEAWEGPPVWVHGDLHPANVVVSDGTLSGVVDFGDLFAGDPAWDLAAAWVLLPAGTAARFFDEYAQADDAAIRRARGLAALKSLFLVLMGQNGDRGLPGGKPHWGPAGRAGLDRVLKGV from the coding sequence ATGACCGGCACCCAGATCGAGATCACCGCGGACCTCGTCCGCGACCTGCTGCGGGCGCAGCATCCCGACCTCGCGGGGCTGGCCATCCGCGAGGTGGCGGGCGGCTGGGGCAACCAGATGTGGCGTCTCGGCGACGACTTGGTCGTGCGCATGCAGCGGATGGACCCCACCCCGGAGTTGCAGCTCAAGGAGCGGCGATGGCTGCCCGTGCTGGCCCCGCGGCTGCCGCTCCCGGTGCCGGCCCCGGTGCGGTTCGGCGAACCGTCCGAGCGCTTCCCCAAGCACTGGACCGTCATGACGTGGGTCCGGGGCGAGCCGCTCGACCACGGCTCGATCAGCCGGGGCGCCCACGCGGCCGGCGCGCTCGCCGCCTTCCTCCGGGCGCTGCACGTGCCGGCGCCCGCTGAGGCGCCGGTGCCGACGGACCGCGGCGCCCATCCCCGCGACTGCACGGACGGCTTCGAGGGCTTCCTCCAGGCCGTCAGCGGCCTCGACGACATCGCCGCCGACGTCCGAGCCGTCTGGGACGACGCCGTCGGGGCCGAGGCGTGGGAGGGCCCGCCGGTGTGGGTGCACGGCGACCTCCATCCCGCGAACGTCGTCGTCTCGGACGGAACGCTCTCGGGCGTCGTCGACTTCGGCGACCTGTTCGCCGGCGACCCGGCGTGGGACCTCGCCGCCGCGTGGGTGCTGCTGCCCGCGGGCACGGCCGCACGGTTCTTCGACGAGTACGCGCAGGCCGACGACGCGGCGATCCGGCGCGCCCGCGGGCTGGCCGCGCTGAAGAGCCTCTTCCTCGTGCTCATGGGGCAGAACGGGGACCGCGGTCTCCCCGGCGGCAAGCCGCACTGGGGGCCCGCGGGCCGGGCGGGCCTCGATCGTGTGCTGAAGGGTGTCTGA
- a CDS encoding TetR/AcrR family transcriptional regulator has product MTPRDLLGPADAVRPPERADAARNRRRVLDAAARLFAQHDPRSVTMDDVARAAGVGRATLYRRYASIGALGEALLDEHERELQAGIISGPPPLGPGADPADRLTAFYRAMLGLLRHHAPLLLASEVGRARFETGAYEVWRAHVRHLVREAGRTDIEAVSEALLAPLAPEVYLEQKRLGAADDAIEGALVLIARSLRPDPG; this is encoded by the coding sequence GTGACGCCACGCGATCTGCTCGGCCCGGCCGACGCCGTCCGGCCGCCGGAGCGGGCCGACGCGGCGCGCAACCGGCGGCGCGTGCTCGATGCGGCGGCCCGGCTCTTCGCCCAGCACGATCCGAGGTCCGTCACGATGGACGACGTCGCCCGGGCCGCCGGGGTCGGACGCGCCACGCTGTACCGCAGGTATGCGTCCATCGGGGCGCTCGGCGAGGCGCTGCTGGACGAGCACGAGCGTGAGCTGCAGGCCGGGATCATCTCGGGGCCGCCACCGCTCGGCCCAGGCGCCGATCCGGCCGACCGGCTCACCGCGTTCTATCGCGCGATGCTCGGGTTGTTGCGCCACCACGCGCCGCTCCTGCTCGCCAGCGAAGTCGGCCGGGCGCGGTTCGAGACCGGGGCCTACGAGGTCTGGCGAGCCCACGTGCGCCACCTCGTCCGCGAGGCCGGCCGCACCGACATCGAGGCCGTCTCCGAAGCGCTGCTCGCCCCGCTCGCGCCCGAGGTCTACCTCGAGCAGAAGCGGCTCGGTGCGGCCGACGACGCGATCGAGGGCGCACTCGTGCTGATCGCCCGGTCGCTGCGGCCGGATCCCGGCTAG
- a CDS encoding NADP-dependent oxidoreductase — MKAITVTDPDAGTAGMTLTEQPEPHASENDVIVRVHASGFTPGELTWSATWVDRAGRDRTPSIPGHELAGVVTELGLGTTGLSVGQRVFGLADWTRNGTLAEFVAVEARNLAPLSADIDFVTAASLPISGLTAWQGLFDHGHLRSGERVLVHGAAGGVGSVVTQLAREAGAYVIGTGRAADQETALGFGANEFLDLDAGELAAAGPVNLVFDVIGGDIGDRSVDLVRAGGTLVTIAGPPTRQPADGRGVFFVVEADRGQLTQLATRVRDGRLRTGVGTVRPLDDAVAAFNPAERPRGKTIITLG, encoded by the coding sequence GTGAAGGCCATCACCGTCACCGATCCGGACGCCGGCACCGCCGGCATGACGCTGACCGAGCAGCCCGAACCGCACGCGTCGGAGAACGACGTCATCGTCCGCGTCCACGCCTCCGGATTCACCCCGGGCGAGCTGACCTGGTCCGCGACGTGGGTCGACCGGGCCGGCCGGGACCGCACCCCGAGCATCCCCGGGCACGAGCTCGCCGGCGTCGTCACCGAACTCGGGCTCGGCACCACCGGCCTCAGTGTCGGGCAGCGCGTGTTCGGCCTCGCCGACTGGACCCGCAACGGCACCCTCGCCGAGTTCGTGGCCGTCGAGGCCCGCAACCTGGCCCCGCTCTCGGCCGACATCGACTTCGTCACCGCCGCGAGCCTGCCGATCTCGGGACTCACCGCCTGGCAGGGCCTGTTCGACCACGGCCATCTCCGGTCCGGTGAGCGCGTGCTGGTGCACGGCGCGGCCGGCGGCGTCGGTTCCGTCGTGACGCAGCTCGCGCGCGAGGCCGGCGCCTACGTCATCGGCACCGGCCGGGCCGCGGACCAGGAGACCGCGCTCGGATTCGGCGCGAACGAGTTCCTCGACCTGGACGCCGGCGAACTCGCCGCGGCCGGACCGGTGAACCTCGTGTTCGACGTCATCGGCGGCGACATCGGCGACCGCTCCGTCGACCTCGTCCGGGCCGGCGGCACGCTCGTCACCATCGCCGGACCGCCCACCCGGCAGCCCGCCGACGGCCGCGGCGTGTTCTTCGTCGTGGAAGCCGACCGCGGCCAGCTGACGCAGCTCGCCACGCGCGTCCGCGACGGCCGGCTGCGCACCGGCGTCGGCACCGTACGACCGCTCGACGACGCGGTCGCGGCGTTCAACCCCGCCGAACGCCCCAGGGGCAAGACCATCATCACGCTCGGCTAG
- a CDS encoding DMT family transporter, translating into MSAWSWLLLAGLIEIAFSQSIKPTDGFSRPLPTLLCVVLGAAAVMALSRAMQAVSVGTAYAVFTGIGAVGAVTLGVLVSRDPLTPGRLAGLALIIGGVLLCHVTEPAVSGS; encoded by the coding sequence ATGAGCGCGTGGTCGTGGCTCCTGCTGGCGGGGCTGATCGAGATCGCCTTCTCGCAGAGCATCAAGCCGACGGACGGCTTCAGCCGCCCCCTGCCCACGCTGCTCTGCGTCGTCCTCGGGGCCGCCGCCGTCATGGCGCTGTCGCGGGCCATGCAGGCGGTGTCGGTCGGGACGGCGTACGCGGTGTTCACCGGCATCGGCGCCGTCGGCGCGGTCACCCTCGGGGTCCTCGTCAGCCGCGACCCGCTGACGCCGGGGCGGCTCGCCGGTCTCGCCCTGATCATCGGCGGCGTGCTGCTCTGCCACGTCACCGAGCCCGCGGTGAGCGGATCGTGA
- a CDS encoding M15 family metallopeptidase yields MTMFRTGPRVALIAITSLLAVTACSGDPAEVATSERPTTPDRPGLPAAPDEPGRARDVAADGDVGDRVVTVADTDEPAVSNLDPDLLAALQDATDDAAEDGITIQINSGWRDTDYQNRLLDEAIEEHGSREEALRWVSTPDESAHVTGDAVDVGPTDAAYWMSRYGSDYGLCQTFANEIWHYELTVEPGGSCPPPRSDSAS; encoded by the coding sequence ATGACGATGTTCCGCACCGGCCCACGGGTCGCCCTGATCGCCATCACGAGCCTGCTCGCCGTCACCGCCTGCAGCGGCGACCCCGCCGAGGTCGCGACGTCCGAGCGGCCCACGACGCCCGACCGGCCCGGCCTCCCCGCGGCCCCGGACGAGCCCGGGCGCGCCCGCGACGTCGCCGCCGACGGGGATGTCGGCGACCGGGTCGTGACCGTCGCCGACACCGACGAGCCGGCCGTCTCCAACCTCGACCCGGACCTGCTCGCCGCCCTGCAGGACGCCACCGACGATGCGGCCGAGGACGGCATCACGATCCAGATCAACAGCGGCTGGCGCGACACCGACTACCAGAACCGGCTGCTCGACGAGGCGATCGAGGAGCACGGCAGCCGCGAGGAGGCGCTGCGCTGGGTCTCCACCCCCGACGAGTCCGCGCACGTCACCGGTGACGCCGTGGACGTCGGGCCGACCGACGCCGCGTACTGGATGAGCCGGTACGGCTCCGACTACGGCCTGTGCCAGACGTTCGCCAACGAGATCTGGCACTACGAGCTGACGGTGGAGCCCGGCGGCAGCTGCCCGCCGCCGCGCTCCGACAGCGCGTCGTGA
- a CDS encoding MarR family transcriptional regulator yields the protein MTSSTTGDDADARRRRRRSAAAIRESMRELSVQLSLLNHQISASFDLRDADFDCLDVIKRHGPLSPSALARRTGLHAATLTGILDRLERGEWIARERDPADRRGVIVRARRERNPELFRKFAGMNAAMDGLLADYTPEELELLADFLRRTADAGRDATDALVEGGRSTG from the coding sequence ATGACCTCCAGCACGACCGGCGACGACGCCGACGCCCGCCGTCGGCGGCGCCGATCCGCAGCCGCGATCAGGGAGTCGATGCGTGAGCTGAGTGTCCAGCTGTCGCTGCTGAATCACCAGATCAGCGCGTCCTTCGATCTCCGCGACGCGGACTTCGACTGCCTCGACGTCATCAAACGGCACGGCCCACTGAGCCCCAGCGCGCTGGCGCGGCGCACCGGGCTGCACGCCGCCACCCTGACCGGCATCCTCGACCGCCTCGAGCGGGGCGAGTGGATCGCTCGCGAGCGCGACCCGGCCGACCGCCGGGGCGTCATCGTCCGTGCTCGCCGCGAGCGCAACCCCGAGCTGTTCCGCAAGTTCGCCGGCATGAACGCCGCCATGGACGGCCTGCTCGCCGACTACACCCCGGAGGAGCTCGAGCTGCTCGCCGACTTCCTGCGACGCACCGCCGACGCCGGCCGCGACGCCACTGACGCGCTCGTCGAGGGCGGACGATCCACCGGGTGA
- a CDS encoding nuclear transport factor 2 family protein produces MSTPEQAVDAWWQAMQDRDADTLTALTLPDYIASGGPDGRSIGRDALLAEAAAFFTTAQVDDWTVSELVSRTHGPVAVCSYAWSEHGTVGGQPFALSGLATDVLVLDDGAWRHQAHHVSLVHRPGPDGAP; encoded by the coding sequence ATGAGCACACCCGAACAGGCGGTCGACGCGTGGTGGCAGGCCATGCAGGACCGCGACGCCGACACCCTGACCGCGCTGACGCTGCCCGACTACATCGCCTCCGGCGGGCCGGACGGCCGCTCGATCGGCCGCGACGCGCTGCTGGCCGAGGCGGCCGCGTTCTTCACGACCGCCCAGGTCGACGACTGGACCGTCAGCGAGCTGGTCAGCCGGACGCACGGACCGGTCGCGGTGTGCTCGTACGCGTGGTCCGAGCACGGCACCGTCGGCGGGCAGCCCTTCGCGCTGTCCGGGCTGGCCACCGACGTGCTGGTCCTGGACGACGGTGCGTGGCGGCACCAGGCGCACCACGTCAGCCTCGTTCACCGTCCGGGCCCGGACGGCGCCCCGTGA